Genomic DNA from Equus quagga isolate Etosha38 chromosome 10, UCLA_HA_Equagga_1.0, whole genome shotgun sequence:
CATCAGTGAGCTAACCACAATGCTTTGAGAACACAGACCAGAGGTGTTCCCTATATATTCCAGGCCTATTCTTGACTCCTTCCAGCATCaaaactctcaaaaataaaaaacacagttgttgaaatcaataacataagAAATGGGCTGAACAGCAGAATTGACTCAGCTGAAAAGCTGACAGATGAGGCTGAGGAATTCCTTCAACGTCTGCCTTCTGAGCACCTACTCCACGCCAGACTGTGTCTGAGGGGATCAGCAAAattccctgtcctcatggagctccATCCCAGAAAGTTCTCAGAATGCAACAGGAAAGGATAACAATGTGGAAAGGGTGAAAGCACAGTTTGAACGCCTGGAGAGGTCCAGAAGTGCAGACATCTGTCCAGGAGGGGGAGTTCCGGAAAGGGCAAATGGAAAGACTCAGGTAAAGACAGTACTTGGCAAGGTAGCCTAGGATTCCTCAAACAAAAGCCAGGCCTAAAACGAGACAGGAAATGGGTCAGGGGTAGAACTACACTCTGGGGGTTGGGGTGCCAATAGTGGAGTCCTGGGGAATCAATTGTGGAACTAGTCCTACTTAATAGTTAAACGTTACCCCCCAAGTGCAGGCTTAATGAACCCCACAGAGAGTCAGGGCCAGATGGGAGTGGGGAGCCCTGGGGCAACTGTAAACGGGGGAGCAGGGAAGGGCCGGCTGGAAGGAATGCACTGGGTCTGGTGAAATGTGAAGCCCCTGCAGTGGcagtatttctgtatttctgacttGTGGACCTTTCTGGTCACATTGCAGCTGTCCCTTAATGAAGTGGATGTGAGGGAGTCCAGGAAGAATAGGGCGCATTGCACTTGGAAGGTGATGGGCCTTAATGGTCACCTGTAACCAACCAAGAGGTCTGGGAGTTGTGGGCAGTTTGCTGCTGAGGCCCAGTATGCCAGCCCATGATGGTTGCCATCTGGCAAGACCTTGGGCGGGACCGCAGTGTGTCCCTCCTGAACTAACTCATAAAGTCATGAAAGCCACAAGTCAGGGTGTCCTTGTCAGAGTTAGGATTTGAAGATGGAAAGATCAGGTTGAGAGAAGAGTTGTGCCTATAAAATCCAGAAGGGCACCCCTAGGGTCACTGTGGAAGTGTTCAGGCAGTCCTTGGGTTTGAgctccaggccagccctgaggccaAGAAAGGGAAAAGCCTGCAGCACACAGTGCACTGCAGGAAATGCCCATGCTCAGGCCAAGACTGTAACAGAATCCAGAGGGAGGGCTGGCTCAGGCTGGGTCATGTACTGAGCCTTCTCCAGTCATTGTCCTGGAGGTCATCAGACTCCTCCCAAACACGATTCCAGGTGGGAGCCATAACTGAGCTCTTCTGGggtctatttctagtttgctctGCCAATGGTGTGACTTACCTGTCGGTtcataaagacataaataatgGGGTTGTAGATAGTGGCACTTTTGGCGAAGTAGGCTGGTAGGGCGGCCACCAGAGGGTGGAAGGCGTAGCCAGGGTGGGCAGCAGCGAAGCATGCAAAGAAGGTGTAGGGCCCCCAGCAGAGGCAGAATGCGAagaccatcaccatcaccatgcGTGTcacctccttctctgccttctgggTGGACTCGGATTCTTTCTGCTGCTTCGCCACCTGGGGGAAACAGAGAGTCATGCCCAAGGACAGTGAGTGGGAGAGTGCCTCAGGGCTCTGTATCCAAGGGGACTCCATGTCGCTATTGCTTGGGCAGCGAGTCGGGGAGGCAGCGAGAGGTGGTTGGCCCAGGGATGGGGAGTTGTGGGGAGAAGGACATGGGCTCACCTGCTACAGCACCCCCACCAGCTAGCAGCCAGCTCCCACCTGAATGATACATGACTGGCCTGGCCTTGCAGGAGGAGCTCATGCAGGCTTCAAGATAATGCAGCTGGGCCTGGCTAAGACGTCCCTGAGCCAGGGCCTTCCGAGCTCTTGGCTTACCTTGGCTCCCATGAGGAGTTTGAGAGGGAGCTAAGGAGGCCGTTCTTAGTCTCACTTGGTCCTTTATCAGTGTCCCCTCCCATGCTCGGGTCTGAGGGGCTGGGTGGGAGACGACACAGAGGCCAGCCACCGCCTGCTGTGGGCAGGGACTGACGGCAGGCAGCCGAGCGGGGATGGGGAGTAGCCGTGAGGGCTGGGAGCAGGTTTTGGAGCCTGGGCTCCACAGCCCAGAGCTAACACGGCCCAAGCCATGGTTGGATACCTGCAGGAGTCAGCCAAGTTGGTTCTGATCCCTGACCACCACCGAggtgaggggaggaagaaggggggCAAATCACAGGCTGAAGACAGTGAAGTGAGGGGAGCTGATCTCAAGTCCATGGCCTCCACTCTAGAAAGAGTTTGTAAACACATGCTGATCTGATTGTGGGCACAAGCAGCTTCATATAGAGAAGGCACCATCCCAAAAGGCCTTCTACTGCCTGTGCCAAGCAAGATCCCAACAGAAAAAGATGGCACAGCCAGATCAAGTTAATTGCAGGTGAATTGATTGACAAAGGGACAACTTACCTATGCTGTTTGGGGGACCACAAGGGGAGAACAGAGCTCTCAGCACCCCAGGACCCAATCTCACTGTCCTGCCTTGCTCTGATTTCCTGCAGGGGCTCCCCAGTGGTAGCCCAGCCTGCGTGGGTTGGGGGGCGATAGGGGGATGGGGCATGGCTGTGGACCAGATCAGCTTCCCAGGGTGGAGAGTGGAGAGTGGGTCTGAGAGCAACTGGTACACGTGAATCCACTCCTCAGCCTGCCCCGACAGCCCCATGAAGGGAACAAGGGCACTCTGGTGGCCGCCTTTTTAAGACACCCCTTGATTTACTTGCAGGTTTCACTGGCAGATCTGGCCGGCTGCGCTCCATTGTTGGGAGAGGCAGGCTTTCCACCCTGGGGAGACCTGTCCAGGCTCAGGACGAAATGCGGCTCTGCTGCCTTATTGGGCCTCTTCCTGAAGGGGGGGTGCGGGGAGTAGTCCCTTCCCATCCCACAGAGGCGAAGACAAGGGAACCAGGATTGCAACTGCAGCCCCAAAGGAACTGCCGGATTCACATCTGGTTtaggggcaggagagaggactGGGTGATCCTCTGTCCCAGCCTAGACATCCTACCAGCCTGGGGTGGAGCCAGGAGGGCACGGGGGCTTACCGCTCGGATGGCCAGCCACACTTGGAGGTAGCAGAGCACAATGACGCTGAGGGGGATGATGCAGCACGTGATCATGAGGACGATCATGTAAGACTGCACCCCAGGGTATGAGCTGCCGCTGAACACATCTGGGCCGCATGAAGTCTTCAGGCCATGGGGCCAGTATCTGGAAAGAAGGGCAGGCAGCTCATCCAGATGCGGGCAGGGCAAcctgggccccccacccccacccccacccccgccacagCCAGGCATACCGCTGACTTGGGTagggttgttagatttttttattgaggtgaaattcacattcTGTGAATTAACCATTTTTGAAGTGAACAATTCAGAggtatttagtacattcacagtgttgtgcaacaccgcttctatctagttccagaacattttcatcaccgcAAAAGGAAACACTCGGGTAGGATTTTGGTAAATCCTTATCCATTTTTAGGTCTCATgtgccccccctttttttttttactgtggtaaaatacagatAACTTAATTATGTGGTTTgctacattcacagtgttgtgcactcatcaccactatctggttccagaacattttcatcaccccaatcACATCACCTTTTTACAAAGGGTGGGTGAGGTGCCCTCTGGCCTTCTAAGAACACCTGTGAATGCCTGAATTGCCTCTCCGGGGTCTATTAGGCAGCCACTGTAATACAGGGGCTTGCTCCCAGGGAggctctgagaaagaaaaagcattccCTCTCCGAACACCACGAGGACTTATTCCCAAGCTCGCAGTGGAAGACAGGGACATGCAGCGTCCTTGTCTCATCGTTACTGCTCTAACGGCTGAGCTACTTATGCAGAAATTTGGGTCTTCCCCCAAAGAAGCAGCCTGGCTAGGACACAGCTGACCTATAGGCCCAGGTGTACCTACAATCCAAGCAGCCTCTGAAAGGGGGGCCCCTCAGAATGTGCAAGAAAGtggcctggggcagagggggCAAGAGAAACCTGGAATCCAAGCATGCCCTGCTTTCCCTTACAGCCGTGCCCATGGCCTGAGCTCGTCAGCGTTTCTCTGTGCACTCCTGTGAGCTGCTCACGCTTGGGAGAAACAGACCCTTCCAGAGGCTCGGAGACCACAGGGCCCATTTCCCTGCCGCAACCAGGCAGATTCATAGACACTGCACGCTCGCACAGGTCTCAGGGAGAGGCAGGTCCATCCTTGTTTTACTCATAGGTCCACAGAGGTCAAGACACAGGAAGCAATTTGCCCTGAGGTCATAGAGGGAATCACAAGTCTGACCCTCCCCGCACTGTCCTAAAGGAGCCGCCTTCCTGGCACCCTGGCATCCTTACCTGCTCCAACCAAAGATGGGCGGGGCCGTCCACACAGCAGCCCAGATCCAGGAGAAGGCAATGCCTGCGACAGCCAGCTTGGCATCAAATCTCACATTGCCAAAGGGCTTGCAGACCACCATCCACCTCTCCCAGGAAATGATAGCCAGGGACCAGAGACCTGTGATCCCTGCAGGGGAGATCAGACAGACAAGGGCTTTGAgcctcaaatgtcacttcttccatCCAGACCAGCCAACAGTTTTCAAGATGGAGAAGCATCCCCCCACCGACCTGCAAAACCTAATTCTCCAAAAAGTGTTTTCAGGCCCAGGGGCAGTGGGTCTCTTGTCAATTTCTTCCTCTAACACCTGCTTTCCCCGTTCCTTCGCCACTGGACCTGTACCTCGTCTCTCCTTCCCCCCTCTGATTGGGTCTCTTTGCCTGATTTGAGTGGGAGTTTTGTCTGGGGTGTGCAGAGCCCTCCCCTCCCACATTGTTCTGGTATTATCTGGCTCTATATCTGTCTCCTCCCATGCCAGCTG
This window encodes:
- the LOC124245880 gene encoding medium-wave-sensitive opsin 1, which encodes MAALDARGSSVGGGTDPFEGPNYHIAPRWVYHVTSAWMIFVVIASVFTNGLVLAATMRFKKLRHPLNWILVNLAVADLAETIIASTISVVNQIYGYFVLGHPMCVVEGYTVSLCGITGLWSLAIISWERWMVVCKPFGNVRFDAKLAVAGIAFSWIWAAVWTAPPIFGWSRYWPHGLKTSCGPDVFSGSSYPGVQSYMIVLMITCCIIPLSVIVLCYLQVWLAIRAVAKQQKESESTQKAEKEVTRMVMVMVFAFCLCWGPYTFFACFAAAHPGYAFHPLVAALPAYFAKSATIYNPIIYVFMNRQFRNCILQLFGKKVDDSSELSSVSKTEASSVSSVSPA